The genomic window CGAGTTTCGGCCAGTACGACCTGCGCCTGCGCCTGCCGTGCGAAGGCAGCGGCGAGCGTGTGCGGGCTCACGTCGGGGCCCACCCTGCGTCGCGCGAGGTCCTGCGCTTCTTCGATGCGTCCACGGCGGCGACCTTCGTCCGCGTGCCGGTGCGCGTGGAATGCGCCTTACGCGACCGTCATGTTCCCCCGCCCGGGCAGTTCGCCGTCGCCAACGCGATCGACGAGGCGCCGGGTGCCGAACTGGAGCTCGACGTGCAGCCCTACGGCCATCGCGAGTACCGCGGACTCGACGCCGTCCGCTCGCGGGCATTCGCCGCGACCCACGCGCACATCGACCGGGTGCTCTCGCGAGCGTCCGCGGAGAAGGAGAACCCGTGACCCAGTTCGACCTGCCGCTCGCCGACCTCGAGGCCTTCCGCCCGCCGCGAGAGGAGCCCGCCGACTTCGACGCCTTCTGGGCCGAGACGCTCGGCGAGGCAAGGGCGGCGTCGTGGCCCGCGGGCTTCACCCCGCTCGACACCGACGACACCGGTGTGACCGGTGTCGAGGTCGACGATGTCGTCTTCGCGGGGTTCGCGGGACACGCGGTGCGCGCGTGGCTCCTGCGCCCGCGCGGGGCTTCGGGGCCTCTGCCGTGCGTCGTGCAGTACATCGGCTACAACTCCGGTCGCGGCCTCGCCCACCAGCACACGCTGCTGCCCTCCGCGGGGTTCGCGGTGATGGTCATGGACACGCGGGGGCAGAGCAGCGGCGCGCTGCCCGGGGCGACCTCCGACCCCGTGGGCGGAGCGCCGCATGTCGCCGGTCGCGTGACCGAGGGCCTCGACGACCCGTCCCACTCCTATTACCGCCGTGTCTTCTGCGATGCGGTGCTCGCGATCGATGCGGTCCGGTCGCACCCGGCGATCGATGCGACGCGCGTCAGCGTGTGGGGCGGGAGCCAGGGCGGGGGCATCGCGCTCGCCGCAGCGGCGTTGAGCGAGGGGCTCTGGTTCGCCGCGATCGACTTCCCGTTCCTCAGTGCGATGCGTCGGGCGGTCGCCATTACCGACGCCGCCCCCTACAGCGAGATCATCGCGTACCTGCAGACTCGGCGCGGCGAGGAAGAGGCGGTGTTCCGCTCTCTCTCGTACCTCGACGGCGTCAACTTCGCCGCGCGAGCGAGGGTTCCCGCCCTCTTCTCGGTGGGACTGCGCGATGCCGTGTGCCCACCGTCGACCGTCTATGCGGCGTACAACCATTACGTGGGCGAGAAGAGCATTCGCGTCTACCCGTGGAACGGACACGAAGGAGGAGGCCCGGTGCACCAGCTCGAGGTGCTGCGGGCTCTCGCCGCGCGCGGCTGAGCGGACCCACCGTGCGTCCCGCCGAGTCGACGACGAATATTGCTCTTTAATCCGACATCTTTTGGTTGCCTTACCGCAAAAGCCGCACTACTGTCGGAAGGACCAGGTCACCTCGACGACGAGTCCCCCACCACCCCCGGGTCGCCCTCCATCCCCCTCGGAGCGCCCCTCTCGAACGCCTCCGCCCCCACGGAGTCGTGCCGTCGTGCGTACCCGGTATTCGACGTCCCTCAACGAAGAACGGACCCCCGCGTGAACACTTCGGACACCCGCCGCACCGCCGACGTCGGCGCCTGGTTCATCGGCGCTCGCGGCTCGCTCGCGACCACGGCCACCCTTGGCATCCACGCCCTCGCCCTGGGCGTCGCGACGCCCGTCGGCCTCACGACCGAGACCGACGCGGTGCGCGTCGACGAGTTCCCCGCGATCGCCGACATCGTCGTGGGCGGACACGACATCTCGTCGACCCCGCTCGAGGAGCGCGCGCGTCAGCTCGCCGCCGGCGGGATGTTCCCCGTGGCCCTCGTCGACGCGGTGGCCGAGCGCCTGCGCGAGACCGAGCAGAACCTCCGCCCCGTCCCCACGATGACGGCGACCCAGCAGGACGAGATCGACCTGCTCGCGGCCGACATCGCCGACTTCCGCGACCGTCACGACCTGCGCGAGGTCGTCGTCATCGACGTCTCGTCCACCGAGCCCCTTCCGCCGTACCACCCCGGATTCGAAGACGACGCCCTCCTGCAGGCGGCCCTCACGACCCCGGGTGCGCGGGTCCTTCCGCCCAGCTCGCGCGCCGCCCTCGCCGCCATCGCGGCCGGAGCCGCCTACGCCGCCTTCACCCCCTCGGCATCCCTCAACCTCCCCGTCCTGCGCGAGCGCGCCGAACGCGCGGGCATCGCGTACGCGGGGCAGGATGGCAAGACCGGCGAGACGCTGCTGCGGACGGTGCTGGCGCCGATGTTCACCGCCCGCGGGTTCCGGGTGCAGTCCTGGGCCGGCACCAACCTCCTCGGCGGCGGCGACGGCGCGACCCTGGCCGACCCCGAGGCCGTCCGCTCCAAGCTGGTCTCGAAGAACCGCGGTCTGCACGCTCTCGTCGGCGACGACGTCGTCACCCCGCTGCACATCGACAACGTGCCCGACCTCGGCGACGTCAAGACCGCGTGGGACCACGTCAGCGCGGCAGGGTTCCTCGGCAGTCGCGTCACGCTGCAGACCACCTGGAGCGCCTACGACTCCGCCCTCGCGGCGCCCCTCGTCATCGACCTCGTCCGAGCGCTGTCTCTCGCGACCCGCGCGGGCCACGCGGGGGTCGTCACCGCCCTCGGCTGCTTCTTCAAGGATCCGTGGGGGAGCGACGTCCACGGCTTCGGCGAGCAGACCGCCCAGTTCGTCTCGTGGGTGCACGAGACTGCAGCCGCCGTCTCGGCAGCCCGGGTCGCCGCACCGTGACCCGGGTCGCGGACTACCTCGACCTCGTCCGCGCCCCCGCCTCGCTCACCGTCCTCGGCGATGCTCTCGTCGGGGCGTTGAGCGCGCGCGGGGCGGGCGGCGACGGTCCCCTGCGCGGGGGCGCGCTCGCGGCCGCGTCCGTCTGCCTGTACAGCGCCGGGATGGCGCTGAACGACTGGGCGGATGCCGACCTCGATGCGCTCGAGCGCCCCGAGCGCCCCATCCCCTCGGGGCGGATCAGCCGCGACCGCGCGCTCGCGGTGGGCGTGGGTCTCACCGCCCTCGGGGTGGGCGCGGCGTTCGCGGCCGGTCGCCGCTCGGGTCTGGTGTCGGTCGCGCTCGCCGGAGCCCTGTGCGCCTACGACACCGTGTTCAAGCCGACGGCGGCCGGTCCGGTCGTCATGGCCGTCTGCCGCGGGCTCGACGTGATGATGGGTGCCGCCGGGCCGGGGTGGCGCTCGGCCCTGGTCCCCGCGGGTGCGGTCGCCGCCCACACGGTCGCCGTCACCGCGATCTCACGGGGCGAGGTCGACGGGTCGACGGCGACCACCGGTCGCGTCGCCGTGGGCACGAGCGTCGCCGTGGCGGCATCCGGTCTACTCGGACGCTCGAACCGCTCCGCCGCCGTGCTCGGGGGAGCGCGCTACCTCGCCGCGGTCCTGCCCGGCCAGCTCGCGGTCGCTCGTGATCCCGGGGCGGCTCAGGCACGTGACGCCACCCGCGCGGGCATCGGCGCCGTCGTCCCCCTGCAGTCCGCCCTCGCCGCCCGGGCGGGCTCGCCGCTGGCGACCGTGGCCCTCGTGGGCATCGAGATTCTCGGCCGCGTGCTCGGCCGCCGCCGTTCGACGGGAGACATCACATGAACTGGACCTGGGGATACGGCACCAACGGTTTCACCGACCACCCGCTGCCCTCCGCCCTCGACGTGCTGCAGCATCACGGGTACGGCGCCGTCGCCCTTACCCTCGGCCACCCCCACCTCGACCCCTTCGCCTCCGACTGGCGCGAACAGAGCGAGGCGCTCGCCGCGGACCTCCGCCGCCGGGGGCTGCGGGTGGTCGTCGAGACGGGCGCCCGCTACCTGCTCGACCCCCTGCGCAAGCATCGGCCGACCCTCGTCGATCGCGACGCCGCGTCGCGCATGGCCTTCCTGCGGCGGGCGGTCGAGATCGCCGCGATCCTGGACGCCGAGTGCGTCTCGCTGTGGAGCGGGGTCGTGCCCGACGACGTCTCGACCGATCAGGCGCGCGTGCTGCTCGAGGAACGCCTCGTCGAGCTCGCCGCGTTCGCCGCGGACGCGGGCGTCACCCTCGCCCTCGAGCCCGAGCCGGGGATGCTGGTCGAGACCGTGGCCGACGCCCTCGCGCTCCGCGCCCGGCTCGGCCACCCCGCGAACCTCGGCCTCACGGTTGACCTCGGTCACTGCGTGGTGGTCGAGCCCGACGGGGTGGTGGGTGCTCTGCGAGCGGCGGGCCCCCTGCTGCGCAATGTGCAGGCCGACGACATGCTCCCCACCGCGCACGAGCACCTTCCGTTCGGGGAGGGCGAGCTCGACCTGGATGCCGCCCTCTCGACGCTGCGCGAGATCGACTACCGCGGCGTGATCGCGGTGGAGTTGCCGCGGCACGCGCACGCGGCCCCCGAGCTCGCGGCGTCGAGCATGGCGGCGCTGGTCGCGGCGGGGGAGCGCTCGGTCATCGCCCCGACGCGGAGCGCGGTCGAAACCCCGTCCTGCGGGGACGGTCGGCCCCTCCACCCCTGGACCGCCCTCGCCGTCGAGCAGGTGCGCGCGGATGCCGCCCGCGCCGCGCGCCTGTTCGCCGCGGCGGGTCGCGAGGTGGGGCGGGACCCCTCTCGGCCGCGCCGTTCGCCCCGACCGCCGACGACGTCGCCCGCGCCGCTCTCATCGCGGCCCTGGCCGACAGCGGGGCCGACCCGGCCGTGGCGGTCGCGCTGTACCGCCGCGGCGACGACGCCGAGCGCCGCGGGGTGCTGCGCGGCCTCGACGCGATCATCGCGCCCACCGCCGCCTGGCGCGACGCCGGTCTGGAGCTCGTCGCGGACGCCCTCCGCGCCAACGACACCCGGCTCGTCGCCGCGGCCCTTGGGGCCTTCGCCGCCGATCACCTCGACGACCACGCGTGGCGTCACGGCGTGCTGAAGTGCGTGTTCCTCGGCATCCCCCTCTCGGTCGTCGACGCCCTCGACGCCCGCGCCGACGACGAGCTCGCCGCGATGGCGGAGCGCTTCGCCGCCGAGCGTCGTGCCGCCGGCCGTTCCGTGCCGGACGACCTCTCCTTCCTCCGTGCTCGCGAAAGGGCCTGACATGCGCATCTTCGACCCCCACATCCACATGTCCGCCCGCACGACCGACGACTACGAGGCGATGTACGACGCGGGCGTGCGCGCCCTGGTGGAGCCGGCGTTCTGGCTCGGCCAGCCGCGCACGAGCGTGGGGTCGTTCCTCGACTACTTCGACGCGCTGATCGGGTGGGAGAGGTTCCGTGCGGCGCAGTTCGGCATCCGCCACCACTGCACGATCGCGCTGAACCCGAAAGAGGCGAACGACGCGCGCTGCCGCGAGGTCATGGCCGAGCTGCCGACGTACCTCGCCAAGGACGGGGTCGTCGCGGTCGGTGAGACCGGCTACGACTCGATGACCCCCGAAGAAGACGAGATCCTGCGCCAACACCTCGCGCTCGGCATCGAGTTCGACCTCCCCGTGCTCGTCCACACCCCGCATCGCGACAAGACCGTGGGCACGCGGCGCACGCTCGACGTGGTGGCCGAGTCCGGCATCCCGATGAAGCGCGTGCTCGTCGACCACCTCAACGAGACCTGCGTCGACGCGGTCGCCGACAGCGGCGCCTGGATGGGCTTCTCGATCTATCCCGACACCAAGATGGACGAGCAGCGCGTCGTCGCCATCATGCAGCGCATCGGGCTCGACCGCGTCATCGTGAACTCCGCGGCCGACTGGGGCCGCTCCGACCCGCTGAAGACGGCGAAGACCGGTCTGGCCATGCTCGACGCGGGGTTCAGCGACGACGACGTCGACCGGATCCTCTGGCGCAACCCGCGCGACTTCTACGCGCAGAGCGGCCGCGTGAACACCGACCCGATCGACGGTTTCGCTCCCGCGAGCCAGGGGCCCGAGCTGTTCGCCGGCAACTCCGTGCTGCGCGGTATGGCATCGCGCCAGGGGGCGTGAGGGTGGAGCTGTCGTACTGCACCAACGTCCACCCCGCCGAAGACCTGCCCGGCATCGTCCGCCAGCTCGACGAGCACGCCGGTCCCGTCCGGCGGGCGGCGGGCCTCGAGCGACTCGGCGTCGGACTGTGGATGCCGGTGGGCGTGGCATCCCTCCTCTCCGACGACCCGCGGGCCCGGGGTGTCCTCGCCGACGCCCTCGCGCGAAACGGGCTGGAGCTGCGCACGGTCAACGCCTTCCCGTACCGCGGGTTCCACGACGACGTCGTCAAGCTCGCGGTGTACCGCCCCGACTGGACCACGCGCGAGCGCCGGGAGTACACGCTCGACTGCGCGCGCGCCCTCGCGGCGCTTCTTCCCGCCGGGGCCGAGGGCAGCATCTCGACGCTCCCGCTGGGATGGAGGAAGGGGTGGGATGCCGCGGCCGACCGCGCCGCGGAGGAACACCTCGCCGGACTCGTCGAGGGCCTCGCCGCGCTGGAGCGCGAGACGGGACGCATCGTCCGCGTGGCGATCGAACCCGAGCCCGGCTGCATCCTCGACGACGTCGCCGACGTGGTGGCCTGGCTCGGCGCCCGCCCGCACCTGACCGCCGAGGGCCGCCTCGGGCTGTGCCTGGACACCTGCCACCTCGCGGTGTCGTTCGCCGACCCCGCCGGAGCGGTCGCCGCGGCCGCCGCCGCCGGCATCCGCATCGTCAAGGTGCAGGCCTCGGTCGCGCTCGAGGTGCCCGACCCCGCCGACCCCCGCACGGCGGACGCGCTCCGGCCCTTCGCCGAGGAACGCTACGTCCACCAGGTGCGCGAGGCCGGTGGTCGACGCTCCGCCGACGACCTCCCCGAGGTGCTCGACGCCGCCGCGCCGTGGCCGACCGACCGCGCCTGGCGCGTGCACGTCCACATCCCCCTGCACGCGCGTCCCGCAGCCCCCCTCCGCGCCACGACCGAGGTGCTGCTCGCCGCGGTTGACGCGGTCCTCGAGACGCCCGACGGCGGTGACGCCCACCTCGATATCGAGACCTACACCTGGTCGGTGCTGCCCGAAGAGCTGCAGCCCGAAACGCTCGTCGGCGGGATCGCGGCCGAACTGCGCTGGGCGCACGCGCACCTGCCGCGCGCTGTCGCCGGGGTGCCGGCATCCGGAATCGACGAAAGGAGCCTGGTATGAGCAAGGTCCTGCTGCTGGACATCGTGGGGCTCACCCCGCGCGCACTCGCCGCGATGCCCCGACTCACCGCGCTCGGCCGCGCCGGCGGGCACCTGGGGCTCGACACGATCCTCCCTGCCGTCACGTGCAGCGTGCAGTCGACGATGCTGACCGGTCTCGCCCCGCGCGAGCACGGGATCGTCGGCAACGGTTGGCACTTTCGCGGCCTCGGCGACCCCCTGCTGTGGCGCCAGCACAACAAACTCGTCGCCGGCGAGAAGGTCTGGGAGACCGCGCGGCGCTCCCGCCCCGAGCTGACCACGGCCAACCTCGGCTGGTGGTTCGCGATGGGGGCGACGACCGACATCACCGTGACCCCGCGTCCGATCTACCACGCCGACGGGCGCAAGAGCCCCGACGCGTACGTCCGCCCCGCGGCCCTGCACGACCAGCTGGTCGGAGCGCTCGGCGAGTTCCCCCTGTTCCAGTACTGGGGCCCGACCGCGACGATCCAGAGCAGCGCGTGGCTCGCCGAAGCGACGCGCGGCGTGATCACCGAGCGGTGGGGTCCGGCGCCCGACCTGGCGATGGCCTACCTGCCGCACCTCGACTACGACCTTCAACGCTTCGGTCCGAACGGCCCCGAGGCCGCGCACGCGGCGCGCGAGCTCGACGACGCGATCGCCCCCCTGCTGACCGACGCGCTCGAGCGCGGGTACAGCGTCGTGGCGGTGTCGGAGTACGGCATCGAGCAGGCCTCGCGTCCCGTCGACGTCAACCGCGCCCTGCGCCGCGAGGGACTGCTCGAGGTGTACGTGCAGGACGGCCGCGAACAACTCGACCCGTGGACCTCGCGCGCGTTCGCCGTGGCCGACCATCAGATCGCTCACGTGTACGTTCCGGATGCCGCCGACCTCCCCCGCGTGACGGCGCTGCTGCGCGGACTCGAGGGTGTCGACGAGGTTCTCGACCGCGACGCGCAGGCGCGGTACGGCCTGGACCACGAGCGCTCCGGCGAACTGGTGGTGGTGGCCGAGCCCGGCGCCTGGTTCACCTACTACTTCTGGCTCGACGACGAGCGCGCCCCGGAGTACGCGCGGGGCGTCGACATCCACCGCAAGCCCGGATACGACCCCGCCGAGCTGTTCTTCGACCCCGCCGACCGTCTCGCCAAGGCCAAGGCGGGCGCGAACCTCGTGAAGAAGAAGCTGGGCCTGCGCTATGCGATGAGCACGGTGCCGCTCGACCCCTCGTGCGTCCGCGGGACGCACGGCCGCCTGTCGTCGTCGCGGCGCGACGGACCGATGCTCGTCACGAGCGACGCCGGCCTGCTGCCCGACGCCGAGTCGCTGCCCGCCGCGGGCGTCCGCGACCTGGTGCTGCGCGGCCTGGGCGTCTGACCCGGCGGGACACAACGCAGGAGTGGCGGACGCGAGCCCCGGTCCCGCGCCCGCCAGAGGCGGTATCGCCGGGGCGGATCTCCTGCGTCGTGGCCGCTCGCCCGCGGTGGGAGGACGTTCGGGCCGACCGTATAGCTCGGAGCCCGTCGACGGCGACCCCGCATCGCGGCTGCGGGCACAACGCAGGAGTTTCCGTCCCCATCCGCCCGCCGTGCGGCCAGAACGGTATCGCGCGACCGGATCTCCTGCGTCGTGTCGCGGGGAGCGAGGGCGCTTCGGCGCCCCCTCAGGCCCCGCCCGGGCAGACGGAAGGGCCGGATGCCTCGGCATCCGGCCCTTCCGTTCGCTTCCGACCGATCCCCCCGGATCAGCGCTGGCTGAACGCCGCGTCGAACGCCGCCCCGGAGGGCTCGTACGACGACAGCTTCCGCACGAATCCGAGCGCCTCGGGCGCTCCGACCAGGCGGTCCATGCCCGCGTCCTCCCACTCGACCGACAGCGGCCCGTCGTAGCCGATGCCGTTGAGCATGCGGAAGGCGTCCTCCCACGGCACATCGCCGTGCCCGGTCGAGATGAAGTCCCACCCGCGTCGCGGGTCGGCCCACGGCAGGTGCGACGACAGGCGTCCGTTGCGGCCGTTGCCGAGACGCTTCTTCGTGTCCTTGCAGTGCACGTGGAAGATCTTGTCCTGGAAGTCCCACAGGAACGCGACCGGATCGATGTCCTGCCACACCATGTGCGAGGGATCCCAGTTCAACCCGAACGCCTCGCGGTGCCCGATGGCCTCGAGAGCGCGCTTCGTCGTCCAGTAGTCGTAGGCGATCTCGGAGGGGTGCACCTCGTGGGCGAAACGCACGCCGACCTCGTCGAACACGTCGAGGATCGGGTTCCAGCGGTCCGCGAAGTCCTGGTATCCGGCATCCACCATCTGCTCGGTGGCGGGCGGGAACATCGCGACGTACTTCCAGATGCTCGAGCCGGTGAAGCCCGTGACCGTCTTGACGCCCAGCTTCGCGGCGAGGCGCGCGGTGTTCTTCAGCTCTTCGGCGGCGCGCTGACGCACGCCCTCGGGGTCGCCGTCGCCCCACACCCGGTCCGACACGATGTCGCGGTGACGCTGGTCGATGGGGTCGTCGCAGACGACCTGTCCCTTGAGGTGGTTCGAGATGGTCCACACCTTCAGGCCGTTGCGCTCGAGCACGTCGAGCTTGCCCTGCACGTAGGCCTCGTCGTCCCAGCGCCAAGGGTCGAGGTGGTCCCCCCAGCAGGCGATCTCGAGGCCGTCGTAGCCCCACTCGCCGGCGAGACGGGCCACCTCCTCGAAGGGGAGGTCGGCCCACTGGCCGGTGAAGAGGGTGATCGGTCGCGTCATCGCGGCGTCCTTTCGTCGGTGCGGTTCCGGGATCGGATTCAGGATGCCGCGAACGCGCGGCCCCCGGAAGAAGCGGTGGCCAGGTCGGCATCGACGCCGGTCCAGACGCCGTCGGCCTCGGAGCTGCGCGCGACGGCGTCGAGCACCTCCTGCACGTGCAGGCCGTCGGCGAACGAGGGGGTCGGGGCGGCTCCGGCGGCGACGGCCTCGACGAAGTCCTTCGCCTGGTGCGAGAAGCCGTGCTCGTAGCCGAGCATGTGACCGGTGGGCCACCACGCGGCGACGTACGGGTGCTCGGGTTCGGTGACGAGGATCCGACGGAAGCCCTGCTCGGCGGCGGGGAGCGTGGCGTCGTAGAACTGCAGTTCGTTCGGGCTCTCGAGGTCGAACGACAGCGAGCCGAGAGATCCGGCGATCTCGATCCGCAGGGCGTTCTTGCGGCCGAGGCGGAAGCGCGAGGCCTCGAACGAGGCGAGGGCGCCGCTCTCGAGGCGACCGGTGAAGAGGGCGAGGTCGTCGACGGTGACGGCCCCGCGTTCGGTGCCCGCGGAACCGGAGAGCCCGGACGAGGAGGCGAGGACGGGACGCTCGTCGACGATCGTCTCGAGGATGCCGGCGACGCGGCTCACGCGCTGCCCGGTGATGAACTCGGTGAGGTCGACGGCGTGGGCGCCGATGTCGCCGAGGGCGCCGGATCCGGCGCGGTCCTTCTGCAGGCGCCACGTGAGCGGGGCCTCGGCGTCGCTCAG from Microbacterium testaceum includes these protein-coding regions:
- a CDS encoding acetylxylan esterase encodes the protein MTQFDLPLADLEAFRPPREEPADFDAFWAETLGEARAASWPAGFTPLDTDDTGVTGVEVDDVVFAGFAGHAVRAWLLRPRGASGPLPCVVQYIGYNSGRGLAHQHTLLPSAGFAVMVMDTRGQSSGALPGATSDPVGGAPHVAGRVTEGLDDPSHSYYRRVFCDAVLAIDAVRSHPAIDATRVSVWGGSQGGGIALAAAALSEGLWFAAIDFPFLSAMRRAVAITDAAPYSEIIAYLQTRRGEEEAVFRSLSYLDGVNFAARARVPALFSVGLRDAVCPPSTVYAAYNHYVGEKSIRVYPWNGHEGGGPVHQLEVLRALAARG
- a CDS encoding inositol-3-phosphate synthase: MNTSDTRRTADVGAWFIGARGSLATTATLGIHALALGVATPVGLTTETDAVRVDEFPAIADIVVGGHDISSTPLEERARQLAAGGMFPVALVDAVAERLRETEQNLRPVPTMTATQQDEIDLLAADIADFRDRHDLREVVVIDVSSTEPLPPYHPGFEDDALLQAALTTPGARVLPPSSRAALAAIAAGAAYAAFTPSASLNLPVLRERAERAGIAYAGQDGKTGETLLRTVLAPMFTARGFRVQSWAGTNLLGGGDGATLADPEAVRSKLVSKNRGLHALVGDDVVTPLHIDNVPDLGDVKTAWDHVSAAGFLGSRVTLQTTWSAYDSALAAPLVIDLVRALSLATRAGHAGVVTALGCFFKDPWGSDVHGFGEQTAQFVSWVHETAAAVSAARVAAP
- a CDS encoding SCO3242 family prenyltransferase, which translates into the protein MTRVADYLDLVRAPASLTVLGDALVGALSARGAGGDGPLRGGALAAASVCLYSAGMALNDWADADLDALERPERPIPSGRISRDRALAVGVGLTALGVGAAFAAGRRSGLVSVALAGALCAYDTVFKPTAAGPVVMAVCRGLDVMMGAAGPGWRSALVPAGAVAAHTVAVTAISRGEVDGSTATTGRVAVGTSVAVAASGLLGRSNRSAAVLGGARYLAAVLPGQLAVARDPGAAQARDATRAGIGAVVPLQSALAARAGSPLATVALVGIEILGRVLGRRRSTGDIT
- a CDS encoding EboA domain-containing protein produces the protein MAVALYRRGDDAERRGVLRGLDAIIAPTAAWRDAGLELVADALRANDTRLVAAALGAFAADHLDDHAWRHGVLKCVFLGIPLSVVDALDARADDELAAMAERFAAERRAAGRSVPDDLSFLRARERA
- a CDS encoding TatD family hydrolase, with amino-acid sequence MRIFDPHIHMSARTTDDYEAMYDAGVRALVEPAFWLGQPRTSVGSFLDYFDALIGWERFRAAQFGIRHHCTIALNPKEANDARCREVMAELPTYLAKDGVVAVGETGYDSMTPEEDEILRQHLALGIEFDLPVLVHTPHRDKTVGTRRTLDVVAESGIPMKRVLVDHLNETCVDAVADSGAWMGFSIYPDTKMDEQRVVAIMQRIGLDRVIVNSAADWGRSDPLKTAKTGLAMLDAGFSDDDVDRILWRNPRDFYAQSGRVNTDPIDGFAPASQGPELFAGNSVLRGMASRQGA
- the eboE gene encoding metabolite traffic protein EboE, whose translation is MRVELSYCTNVHPAEDLPGIVRQLDEHAGPVRRAAGLERLGVGLWMPVGVASLLSDDPRARGVLADALARNGLELRTVNAFPYRGFHDDVVKLAVYRPDWTTRERREYTLDCARALAALLPAGAEGSISTLPLGWRKGWDAAADRAAEEHLAGLVEGLAALERETGRIVRVAIEPEPGCILDDVADVVAWLGARPHLTAEGRLGLCLDTCHLAVSFADPAGAVAAAAAAGIRIVKVQASVALEVPDPADPRTADALRPFAEERYVHQVREAGGRRSADDLPEVLDAAAPWPTDRAWRVHVHIPLHARPAAPLRATTEVLLAAVDAVLETPDGGDAHLDIETYTWSVLPEELQPETLVGGIAAELRWAHAHLPRAVAGVPASGIDERSLV
- a CDS encoding nucleotide pyrophosphatase/phosphodiesterase family protein gives rise to the protein MSKVLLLDIVGLTPRALAAMPRLTALGRAGGHLGLDTILPAVTCSVQSTMLTGLAPREHGIVGNGWHFRGLGDPLLWRQHNKLVAGEKVWETARRSRPELTTANLGWWFAMGATTDITVTPRPIYHADGRKSPDAYVRPAALHDQLVGALGEFPLFQYWGPTATIQSSAWLAEATRGVITERWGPAPDLAMAYLPHLDYDLQRFGPNGPEAAHAARELDDAIAPLLTDALERGYSVVAVSEYGIEQASRPVDVNRALRREGLLEVYVQDGREQLDPWTSRAFAVADHQIAHVYVPDAADLPRVTALLRGLEGVDEVLDRDAQARYGLDHERSGELVVVAEPGAWFTYYFWLDDERAPEYARGVDIHRKPGYDPAELFFDPADRLAKAKAGANLVKKKLGLRYAMSTVPLDPSCVRGTHGRLSSSRRDGPMLVTSDAGLLPDAESLPAAGVRDLVLRGLGV
- a CDS encoding sugar phosphate isomerase/epimerase family protein, with the translated sequence MTRPITLFTGQWADLPFEEVARLAGEWGYDGLEIACWGDHLDPWRWDDEAYVQGKLDVLERNGLKVWTISNHLKGQVVCDDPIDQRHRDIVSDRVWGDGDPEGVRQRAAEELKNTARLAAKLGVKTVTGFTGSSIWKYVAMFPPATEQMVDAGYQDFADRWNPILDVFDEVGVRFAHEVHPSEIAYDYWTTKRALEAIGHREAFGLNWDPSHMVWQDIDPVAFLWDFQDKIFHVHCKDTKKRLGNGRNGRLSSHLPWADPRRGWDFISTGHGDVPWEDAFRMLNGIGYDGPLSVEWEDAGMDRLVGAPEALGFVRKLSSYEPSGAAFDAAFSQR
- a CDS encoding Gfo/Idh/MocA family protein, whose amino-acid sequence is MIGAGFMGAAHSQGWRVAPRFFDLPLAPEMSLLVGRDAARTQAAAETWGWQESATDWREVIHRSDIDVVDIVTPGDSHAEIAIAALAAGKHVLCEKPLANTVDEARRMAEAASSAADSGIRSMVGFTYRRLPATTFARDLVAAGRLGDIRQVRAEYLQDWLSDAEAPLTWRLQKDRAGSGALGDIGAHAVDLTEFITGQRVSRVAGILETIVDERPVLASSSGLSGSAGTERGAVTVDDLALFTGRLESGALASFEASRFRLGRKNALRIEIAGSLGSLSFDLESPNELQFYDATLPAAEQGFRRILVTEPEHPYVAAWWPTGHMLGYEHGFSHQAKDFVEAVAAGAAPTPSFADGLHVQEVLDAVARSSEADGVWTGVDADLATASSGGRAFAAS